One window of Oryza brachyantha chromosome 12, ObraRS2, whole genome shotgun sequence genomic DNA carries:
- the LOC102707450 gene encoding actin-depolymerizing factor 11, with the protein MAFVRSRANASSGIGVAAECRQTFLELQRKKAHRYVVFKIDDKGKEVVVDKAGAATESFDDFIDSLPEADCRYAIYDFDFVTQENCQKSKIFFVAWSPSVSRIRAKMLYATSKERFRRELDGVHYEIQATDPSELDIDVLRDRAH; encoded by the exons ATGGCGTTCGTCAGATCACGC GCAAATGCTTCCTCTGGAATCGGCGTTGCAGCCGAGTGCAGGCAGACATTCCTGGAGCTTCAGAGGAAGAAAGCACACCGGTACGTCGTCTTCAAGATCGACGACAAGGGCAAGGAGGTCGTCGTCGACAAGGCGGGCGCGGCCACCGAGAGCTTCGACGATTTCATCGACTCGCTCCCCGAAGCCGACTGCCGCTACGCCATCTACGATTTCGACTTCGTCACCCAGGAGAACTGCCAGAAGAGCAAGATCTTCTTCGTCGCATG GTCGCCTTCGGTTTCTCGCATACGTGCCAAGATGCTGTATGCTACATCCAAGGAACGGTTCAGGCGCGAGCTGGATGGTGTGCACTACGAGATTCAGGCAACTGATCCCTCGGAGCTGGACATAGACGTCCTCAGAGACCGTGCTCATTGA